DNA from Vicia villosa cultivar HV-30 ecotype Madison, WI unplaced genomic scaffold, Vvil1.0 ctg.002496F_1_1, whole genome shotgun sequence:
AATGCCACTTTTTTGCTACACCAATGGTTGGCCGAGCCATTGAAGAGcttgttttttttcaatttttgttattatttaaatatattagttaatataaattgaatataattaatataatataatttaaatatgttttttaaatttttaaaaatattaatgaaattcaataaatacttttattaatattttaatataatatttttaattaatatttttaattttcttattacatgaatattttaattaatgttatttattttattttttaaaataataaataaaaaaggtcAGGTAAGAATTTAAGATGAATTAAATCGGACGCgtattaaattgaaaaataaaacgcACACATCAAAATGATCAGAGCGTCACAAAGttcaataaatatattcaattatattcgaAATCACAAATAAAAATGTCCAAATAAATAAGCTATGACTGCAGAAAAAAAAGTGACTGCAAacataattgaaaaataaaatgaacactgATACTAACCACGAGCAACACTGATTCGTAAAATAGCCAGATTAAAACTAAAAGTGAAAAGATTTTGCCCGCTAATTTTGCCCGCGTGACAAATTATCTTTATATTCGGTGAgtctatattaattaatattacatttatattaattaatacatTTTATTTAAAGGTGATGTTATATAAAttgaatattaattaatatagacTAACCGGTAAAGACAATTTAGCGAGCAAAattttttgacttttgatttttatCTGACTATTTTACTAATCGACGTTGCATGTGGGTCGTATCagtgttttcattttattttttgattccGTTTGCAGTCACTTTTTTTACCGTCATAGCTTGTTTATTCGGGCATTTTTATTTGTGATTTCgaatatttttgaatatatttattgAACTTTGTGACGCACTGATCATTTTAATGtgtctatttttatttttcgATTTAATACGCGGccgatttattatttattttccaaacatatttaaattatattatattaattatattcaatttatattaattaatatatttaaataataacaaaaattagaaaaaaaaacaagCTCTTCAATGGCTCAGCCAACCATTGGCCGAGTGTGTAGCAAAAAAAGTGGCATTCTAGTTAAAAAATTCCAAACATGGCAGTTTagtattttgattttcaaaatgtgGCATACTTGTAACAAAATCCAACGAGCTTTCTCTTTATTGATCTAAGCTTACCTACTTACCTAAAGTCACAAATTATCAAttcattttgttgttgttgattaattATTCTGAGAGAAAGACAAAATAAATTATGCCATGCATATGATAATTGGTGGCGGCTAGACACCAACTATGTCCCTCGTGATGATATGCGGTTTTATTATATGCGGTTTTATTATATTCCAAAATGGAGCAAAATGGAATTAGAGCCGTTGGATCTAGCATTTGTGAGTTGGCAACATCTAGGCCTCTTACTGCAGAGAAATGGACATAAGAAAACTGGAGAGGAGCTTCTCCCGCTATATATATAGTATCTCTCAGCCTCTCTCAAACAAAGCAAATTAAAATTTCTTCACTTACCAGAAAACAAAAACTTTGACTAAAAACAACGAACAATGGCAAATCCCTTTGGTGTCGTTGTAGATAATGATAAATTGGAGGAAATGGCAAAATATATTGGCAAAACAATAACCCAGGAAGATAGAGCAAGAGAAGCTATGCATCTGATTAATGAAGACGATAAGGACGCAAAAGCTGCAAAATATGTAGATTCTGTGAAGGAGTATTATGGTGATGGTGTGTCCACGTTGTGCCTAGTGTACAACGCCACTGGAGACACTATCTCTTATGTTACCGACCATGACTGGTATGGCTACATTGGCCGAACTCCGTATCCTACGGAGATCGGTAATGGCCAATGGGGAGCCTTTCATCATGTCCATGACACCGGTGCATCCTCCGGTTCTGAAGCTGCGGTCGTGTACCGCGGCAAGACAGCGAATGGAAATTACAGTGACTTTATGCTTGCTTGGTCTACACCTTGGGGAGGTTGGTACAGAAACAAGGTAAAAAACATTTTACTGTTTAGTAATTAAATTATCAGTCGAAATGTATGCTTTTTCATACAAGTAATGAACTAAATCCCCTCTCTTTTGTGTAGGCTTACTGTGAGATGGGTGCAGTTGACAGTTTTCCAGGGCGTTGGAGTGATATATATCCTAAGATAAATAATAGCGATTATCACGATAAAGTTGACAGGGACGGGATCAAGATAGATGTTGATACTGCTAAAGGCACAAGTCCAGTGTTTAAGGCAATCATTAAGATCCCTTTTAGTCCATGATCATCAATATCACGATTGAAGAGAAGTCTCAACTCTCAATAAATTGTTATTTTTCTCGTGTCGTGTTTGTATTATCACTTGTTAGTTCACTTATTTCCTGTGTTTGTATTATCACTTGTTAGTTCACTTATTTCCTGTGTTGCGTCTCCATTTGGAATTACTTTTGTATCAAGTGTATAAGCTTCAGTATGAATAACTGTGTAACTTGTTTGTTATTAGATGCTTTTCGTTGAGCATCTTGTACTTTTGTATCAAGTGTATAAGCTTCAGTATGAATAAATGTGTAACTTTTTGTTATTAGATGGTTTTCGTTGAGCAACTTGTACTTCAGTATGAATTATAATTTGTATGAAataattttttacttatttataaaagagtgaagacccattttagtctctcacaaaaatttcagaacccaaattagtccctcatAAATAAAAGGaccaatttaatcccttacaaaatttaaccggggcATATTAGtccttttgttaatatttttttcaaaccggtttttttcatacttttaaaccgtgacagATTTGTCACATtggttttatattttatatttttcattttttaaatactaaattaatttttaattataatttcatttgtaaataattctgaattaataatatcaaaaaactCAAATgtcttaagtctttaccactaaTCCAATGTACATTCATCACGAATAATTCCTATAATTTTTAGTAATATTAAATAGTtgtgaatttaaaacaaaaaagttaaaaattgtaTCAATGAGGTCTAAAATCCAAGTCCGTTCAAAGACAAATTAATTTCTACTGTTAATATTCTTAATAATGAATAGTTAAGttaataatttagaataaatatttatttatttcaaataacaaacaaataaatatttactaattttaatttaattactatTAATCTAATTGATCAGTATTAAACTAATGAGtcgaattactattaaattaattaattattatttatcttgaattagtttgaaataagtaaatatttatttgtgtgttatttaattttaatttacatataatttaatttatttctaatcgattaaatatattgaggatatacatttataattttttttaaattgatgtattatttgaaattagtaaatattcatttgtgtgttatttaaaataagtaaatatttgtcTAATtctaaagtgattatcatttatcggACTAAGGTTCGAGACCTCATTTGtacaaattttgtaatttttattttaaatttagaattatttaatattattaaaaatcttggaaattattTGACATGAATACATATTGGCTTAGTGAtaaagacttaagatattgtTAAAAAGTTTTGGATTAAattccttataagaaacaattttgaatttttggatattattaaattagaattgtttaaaaatgaaat
Protein-coding regions in this window:
- the LOC131639003 gene encoding 23 kDa jasmonate-induced protein-like; amino-acid sequence: MANPFGVVVDNDKLEEMAKYIGKTITQEDRAREAMHLINEDDKDAKAAKYVDSVKEYYGDGVSTLCLVYNATGDTISYVTDHDWYGYIGRTPYPTEIGNGQWGAFHHVHDTGASSGSEAAVVYRGKTANGNYSDFMLAWSTPWGGWYRNKAYCEMGAVDSFPGRWSDIYPKINNSDYHDKVDRDGIKIDVDTAKGTSPVFKAIIKIPFSP